Proteins found in one Oribacterium sp. oral taxon 102 genomic segment:
- a CDS encoding electron transfer flavoprotein subunit alpha, protein MAVIVNKEKCRGCTKCVKVCPFDAITMVDRKAEIGMSCTSCKQCIAACPFDAIFQTEEEKSEIDLSAYHGVWVFAEQRDGKLMSVALELLGEGRKLADQVGCELCAVLCGEQVEALIPELYAYGAEKVYYADSPELRTYRTDAYTKVIYEAIQRYRPEIVLLGATHIGRDLGPCLAVRCGTGLTADCTRLEIDPETKGILQTRPAFGGNLMATIQCPKHRPQMSTVRPGVMEKPVRDAGRTGETIRLSAEFKEGEIRTRILEIVKSAKETVSLSDAKVIVSGGMGLGGKEGFDLLRKLADRMGGTVGASRAAVDAGWIDHAYQVGQTGTTVRPDIYFACGISGAIQHAAGMKDSKLIVAINQNESAPIFDIADIGIVGDLYKVIPAILSELEQYEEKK, encoded by the coding sequence ATGGCAGTTATTGTAAATAAAGAAAAATGCAGAGGATGTACAAAATGTGTGAAGGTCTGCCCCTTCGACGCCATCACCATGGTAGACAGAAAGGCGGAGATCGGGATGTCCTGCACCAGCTGCAAGCAGTGTATCGCAGCCTGCCCCTTTGATGCCATATTCCAGACCGAGGAGGAAAAGAGCGAGATCGATCTGAGCGCATACCATGGGGTCTGGGTATTCGCGGAGCAGAGAGACGGAAAGCTGATGAGCGTGGCGCTGGAGCTGCTGGGAGAGGGGAGAAAGCTGGCAGATCAGGTGGGCTGCGAGCTCTGTGCTGTGCTCTGCGGCGAGCAGGTGGAGGCGCTGATTCCGGAGCTCTATGCATATGGCGCGGAAAAGGTCTACTACGCGGATAGTCCGGAGCTCAGAACCTATCGGACGGACGCCTATACGAAGGTGATATACGAGGCCATTCAGCGTTATCGTCCGGAGATCGTACTGCTGGGCGCGACGCATATCGGCAGGGATCTGGGGCCGTGTCTGGCAGTCCGCTGCGGGACAGGACTGACTGCGGATTGCACCAGGCTGGAGATCGATCCGGAAACCAAGGGCATCCTCCAGACGAGACCGGCCTTCGGCGGCAATCTGATGGCGACGATTCAGTGCCCGAAGCATCGTCCGCAGATGTCTACGGTACGTCCCGGCGTGATGGAAAAGCCGGTAAGGGATGCGGGAAGAACCGGAGAGACGATCCGGCTTTCTGCAGAGTTCAAAGAAGGAGAGATCCGCACCAGGATTCTGGAGATCGTCAAGAGCGCGAAGGAAACGGTATCCTTGAGCGATGCCAAGGTGATCGTTTCCGGCGGTATGGGACTGGGTGGAAAGGAGGGCTTTGACCTGCTTCGGAAACTGGCAGACCGCATGGGAGGAACTGTCGGGGCATCGAGAGCTGCGGTGGATGCCGGATGGATCGACCACGCCTATCAGGTGGGGCAGACGGGGACGACAGTCCGTCCGGACATCTATTTCGCCTGCGGAATCAGCGGAGCGATCCAGCACGCGGCAGGAATGAAGGATTCGAAGCTGATCGTCGCGATCAACCAAAATGAGAGCGCACCGATCTTTGACATCGCCGACATTGGCATCGTAGGGGATCTCTACAAGGTCATTCCGGCGATTCTGTCCGAGCTGGAGCAGTATGAGGAAAAGAAATAG
- a CDS encoding HD domain-containing protein yields the protein MTLSDDAVRFAASYTEITRNPSYLQLLTVPRHGSTNTYDHSVRVAQLAHRLAPKLGIDPDSAARVGLLHDFCLVDYHKNDKDSGHDGRWYCFYHPEDAVKNSLAAGFPLSRKEQQAIRSHMFPLASSVPSSRLGCLLTLCDKAIAAQESFAGAAESYVRFKLLLSLGSARAVRVVRRNTYDRFFG from the coding sequence ATGACGCTATCCGATGATGCCGTAAGGTTCGCCGCTTCCTACACCGAGATTACGAGAAATCCAAGTTATTTGCAGCTGCTTACCGTACCTCGGCATGGCAGCACCAATACCTATGATCACAGCGTCCGCGTCGCGCAGCTGGCACACAGGCTCGCGCCAAAGCTGGGGATCGACCCGGACAGTGCCGCCCGCGTCGGGCTGCTGCACGATTTCTGTCTCGTAGATTACCATAAAAACGACAAGGACAGCGGGCATGACGGACGCTGGTACTGCTTCTACCATCCGGAGGATGCCGTAAAGAATTCCCTCGCAGCGGGCTTCCCGCTCTCCCGAAAGGAGCAGCAGGCGATCCGGAGCCACATGTTTCCGCTCGCAAGCTCCGTCCCGAGCTCCCGTCTCGGCTGTCTGCTCACCCTCTGTGACAAGGCGATTGCAGCGCAGGAGTCCTTCGCAGGTGCGGCAGAGAGCTATGTCCGCTTCAAGCTTCTGCTGAGCCTCGGAAGTGCGAGAGCGGTGCGCGTGGTTCGCCGGAATACCTACGATCGCTTCTTCGGCTGA
- the lepB gene encoding signal peptidase I, which produces MRVEEGKKKRTAAEGKPKKGGLVSELLEWGKIIVFAAVAAFLINHFLIANSNIPTGSMENTIMAGSRVIGSRLHYTFGEVQRGDVAIFIYGYKCRNDGRVYRETEEGVCPDCGRADRRNQVIYYVKRVIGMPGDHIEIRRTGEVPAEEISKLPVRSESGMVPVGKLYVNGEEQEELYLPEPMLVDGAQFPEVDLTVPEDCYYMLGDNRNNSMDARYWGENNFVKRDKMLAKVYFKYWPLREIGPVK; this is translated from the coding sequence ATGAGAGTGGAGGAAGGAAAGAAGAAAAGAACGGCGGCAGAGGGGAAGCCGAAAAAGGGCGGTCTGGTTTCGGAGCTTCTGGAATGGGGGAAGATTATCGTCTTTGCGGCGGTGGCGGCATTTCTCATCAATCATTTCCTGATCGCGAATTCCAACATTCCGACCGGTTCCATGGAGAATACAATCATGGCGGGGAGCCGCGTCATCGGATCGAGACTGCATTATACCTTCGGAGAGGTGCAGCGGGGCGATGTTGCGATCTTCATCTATGGATATAAGTGCCGGAATGACGGCAGGGTCTACCGGGAGACGGAGGAAGGGGTCTGTCCGGACTGCGGCAGGGCGGATAGGAGGAATCAGGTCATCTACTATGTGAAGCGGGTGATCGGGATGCCGGGAGACCATATCGAGATCCGGAGAACCGGAGAGGTTCCCGCAGAGGAGATCTCGAAGCTGCCGGTGCGCTCCGAAAGCGGGATGGTTCCGGTGGGGAAGCTCTATGTCAATGGAGAGGAGCAGGAGGAGCTGTATCTGCCGGAGCCGATGCTCGTAGATGGCGCGCAGTTCCCGGAGGTGGATCTCACGGTGCCGGAGGACTGCTACTACATGCTCGGCGACAACCGGAACAATTCCATGGATGCCCGCTACTGGGGGGAGAATAACTTTGTGAAGCGTGACAAAATGCTGGCGAAGGTGTATTTTAAATACTGGCCGCTGCGGGAGATCGGGCCGGTGAAATGA
- a CDS encoding MBL fold metallo-hydrolase, translating to MTEKIRIICREPEVYCLPIPLPDSPLRSLNAYLIRSQGESLLVDTGFRHPICICAMEEVLRILNVDRGRMRIFITHCHTDHMGSVPDIMRPENQVLLSETEYRMCAGHLEGDYWEQGERRFLSEGFPMAELEQVRQVNPSRIYMPKRMFPAGFVKDGERCRIGAWEWVFMDTRGHSPGHMSLYLPEKEILILGDHVLFDISPNITNWIGVEDSLGDYLNSLDRISALSVSIPLPGHRGAGRGLRERIAELKRHHCIRLEQMLAEIRQKPGMTAYQIASGAQWRMQGKSWEDAPKSQKWFAVGETIAHLDYLRLRGAVSRKMEEGRMHYEI from the coding sequence ATGACGGAAAAAATCCGGATCATTTGCCGCGAGCCGGAGGTATATTGCCTGCCAATTCCTTTGCCGGACAGTCCTCTCCGAAGCCTGAATGCCTACTTGATCCGATCGCAGGGAGAAAGCCTGCTGGTGGATACCGGCTTTCGGCATCCGATATGCATCTGTGCCATGGAGGAGGTGCTTCGGATACTCAATGTGGATAGGGGGCGGATGCGGATTTTCATCACGCACTGCCATACAGATCATATGGGCTCTGTTCCGGACATTATGCGGCCGGAAAATCAGGTTTTGCTGTCGGAGACAGAGTATCGGATGTGTGCCGGGCATCTGGAGGGGGACTATTGGGAGCAGGGGGAGAGGCGGTTTCTGTCGGAGGGCTTCCCCATGGCGGAGCTGGAGCAGGTGCGGCAGGTCAATCCCTCCCGGATTTATATGCCGAAGCGTATGTTTCCCGCCGGCTTCGTGAAGGATGGGGAGCGCTGCAGGATCGGGGCATGGGAGTGGGTATTTATGGATACCAGAGGACATTCTCCGGGGCATATGAGTTTGTATCTGCCGGAGAAGGAGATCCTGATCCTGGGGGACCATGTCCTTTTCGATATTTCCCCGAATATCACCAACTGGATAGGGGTAGAGGATTCTCTGGGAGACTATCTGAACAGTCTGGACAGGATATCTGCGCTTTCGGTCAGTATACCGCTCCCGGGCCACAGGGGAGCAGGAAGGGGGCTTCGTGAAAGAATCGCAGAGCTGAAACGGCACCACTGCATCCGGCTGGAGCAGATGCTCGCGGAAATCCGGCAGAAGCCGGGAATGACGGCATATCAGATCGCATCAGGAGCACAGTGGCGCATGCAGGGTAAGAGCTGGGAGGATGCGCCCAAAAGCCAGAAATGGTTCGCGGTGGGGGAAACGATAGCCCATCTGGATTATCTTCGCCTTAGAGGCGCAGTCAGCCGGAAAATGGAAGAAGGGAGAATGCACTACGAGATATAG
- the etfB gene encoding electron transfer flavoprotein subunit beta — translation MKILVCVKQVPDTNEVKIDPVKGTLIREGVPSILNPDDANALEAALQMKDRDPEIVVDVITMGPPQAGYMLRECLAMGADHAYLLSDRAFGGADTCATSTTIAAGIKKVGDVDLIFAGRQAIDGDTAQVGPQVAQRLGLPEVSYVQHYEVKGNAVEVQRQLEDGYEVLEVQMPCLLTCVKELNTPRYMSVGSIVDAYQKEITVWNHEDVELDPRDCGLNASPTQVFRSFTPPQKGKGEMLSGTVEEMAGKLVEKLAEKHLV, via the coding sequence ATGAAGATTCTGGTTTGTGTGAAACAGGTTCCGGATACCAATGAAGTGAAGATCGATCCGGTAAAGGGAACGCTGATCCGGGAGGGGGTTCCCAGTATTCTGAATCCGGATGACGCCAATGCTCTGGAGGCGGCGCTGCAGATGAAGGACAGGGACCCGGAGATCGTAGTGGACGTGATTACCATGGGGCCGCCGCAGGCGGGATATATGCTGCGGGAATGCCTGGCAATGGGGGCGGATCATGCCTATCTGCTTTCCGACCGTGCCTTCGGCGGCGCAGATACCTGTGCGACCTCGACGACGATCGCGGCAGGCATCAAAAAGGTGGGCGATGTGGATTTGATCTTCGCGGGTCGGCAGGCCATAGACGGAGATACGGCACAGGTAGGTCCGCAGGTGGCGCAGAGACTGGGGCTTCCCGAGGTGTCCTATGTACAGCATTATGAGGTGAAGGGAAATGCAGTAGAGGTACAGCGGCAGCTGGAGGACGGCTATGAGGTTCTGGAGGTACAGATGCCCTGTCTGCTCACCTGCGTGAAGGAGCTGAATACTCCGAGATATATGTCGGTCGGCTCCATTGTGGATGCATACCAAAAGGAGATCACGGTATGGAATCATGAGGATGTGGAACTGGATCCCAGGGACTGCGGTCTGAATGCTTCGCCGACGCAGGTCTTCCGCTCCTTTACGCCTCCGCAGAAGGGGAAGGGAGAAATGCTCTCCGGAACGGTGGAGGAAATGGCAGGGAAGCTGGTGGAAAAGCTGGCGGAAAAGCATCTGGTCTGA
- a CDS encoding DUF3783 domain-containing protein, whose amino-acid sequence MERRLLYINKKEAEKDKMRKLAACAVMHGVKLETVTEEELGTLPEDAELLKLRGFGRDEVGAFLSALRRAGVRIDYKCVETERNACWTLRQLYEELRAEHEEMHRHGKAGQ is encoded by the coding sequence TTGGAACGAAGACTGCTCTATATAAATAAGAAAGAAGCGGAAAAAGACAAGATGCGAAAGCTCGCGGCGTGCGCAGTCATGCACGGCGTGAAGCTGGAAACGGTGACAGAGGAGGAGCTGGGCACGCTCCCGGAGGATGCGGAGCTTCTGAAGCTGCGCGGCTTCGGCAGGGATGAGGTCGGCGCCTTCCTCTCTGCGCTCAGGCGGGCGGGCGTCCGTATCGATTATAAGTGCGTCGAGACGGAGAGGAATGCGTGCTGGACGCTCCGACAGCTCTATGAGGAGCTCCGGGCGGAGCATGAGGAAATGCATCGGCATGGAAAGGCAGGGCAATGA
- a CDS encoding HAD hydrolase family protein, translating into MIKIIFFDIDGTLRPFETGVIPEKSRQAIRAARESGILTCIATGRHWLELHTENLIDHLPFDAFVTLDGNYCYILPEGSSTRQHSRIFGSASAALPADDCYFDPQYGTVLHKSPIPQHTIRTLADFLSEHSFPVIFEEERRIYVNYVNDDLRRSFDAIHSPIPELGLIEDALENPIYMLIPILPYADSLHLSARLPECQIVRWSDGLSFDLTPRGIDKVYGVDRVLQHYGIDRSETAAIGDGLNDIDMLRHVGLGIAMGNAKDECKQAADYVAPHILSDGLSHAVELILERNRREGRYAPGTGAVF; encoded by the coding sequence ATGATTAAGATAATATTCTTCGACATTGACGGAACCCTGCGCCCCTTCGAGACCGGTGTGATCCCGGAGAAAAGCCGGCAGGCGATCCGCGCCGCACGGGAATCCGGCATCCTCACCTGTATCGCGACCGGCAGGCACTGGCTGGAGCTTCATACGGAAAATCTGATCGACCATCTGCCCTTCGACGCCTTCGTTACGCTGGACGGAAACTACTGCTATATTCTTCCGGAGGGAAGCAGCACACGGCAGCACAGCAGGATCTTCGGCTCTGCCTCCGCAGCGCTTCCTGCGGATGACTGCTACTTCGACCCGCAGTACGGCACTGTCCTGCACAAAAGCCCGATCCCGCAGCATACGATCCGGACGCTTGCCGACTTCCTCTCGGAGCATTCCTTTCCGGTGATCTTCGAGGAGGAGCGGCGCATCTATGTGAATTATGTCAATGACGACCTCCGTCGGAGCTTCGACGCAATCCACTCTCCGATCCCGGAGCTCGGTCTGATCGAGGACGCACTGGAAAATCCGATCTACATGCTGATCCCGATCCTTCCCTACGCGGACTCCCTGCATCTTTCGGCGCGTCTTCCGGAATGCCAGATCGTTCGCTGGTCGGACGGGCTCTCCTTCGATCTGACACCGAGAGGCATCGACAAGGTCTATGGGGTAGACAGGGTTTTACAGCACTACGGCATCGACCGATCCGAGACTGCCGCCATCGGAGACGGGCTGAACGACATCGATATGCTCCGGCACGTCGGACTGGGGATCGCGATGGGCAACGCCAAGGATGAATGCAAGCAGGCCGCGGATTATGTCGCCCCGCACATCCTTTCGGACGGACTGAGTCACGCGGTAGAGCTGATCCTGGAAAGGAATCGGAGGGAAGGCAGATACGCGCCCGGCACCGGCGCTGTTTTCTGA